The Eriocheir sinensis breed Jianghai 21 chromosome 4, ASM2467909v1, whole genome shotgun sequence genomic interval ATGTAAAGTGACAAGCTGCGGTTAAGATGCGGTAAAGAAAATAACACTCTTAGGGCCACAGCATGACACGGCCTGGCGGGGCCGAGGCAGTCGTCACCATGTGTACCAGGGCGACACTAGCGTCACCATGCCTGGACTTCACCAGCCGCCCCCCTCCCTGTGTCCCAACACACCCCAAGTGGGCGGGGCAGCGGCGGGAGTCACCCCGTGCATCAGCACAACACAGTCGCCTTCATGCTTAACCCGGGCGGGCGGGGCAGGCAGTCAGGAAGCCGCCGCTGGTGCTCCCTGGGACAGGCTTCCCCAAGCTCCCAGCGGCACTAACTTACCGAGAACAAACCTAGAGCACAATGCCTCACCTTAACATCCACTCAACAGCTAATTCCCCGCTACCTTCAACATTATTATTCAATCATCTCCTCGCAGGGCCCCCTCCACCACAGACCCCCCCACCACAATTACCACAATCATTTCAACAACAATCCTTCGCGCCCCTTGCACCCCACCGGCCACGAATGCCGCACCATACGCCACCATACCCGCCGCGGCCACAATCACAGTTGCCCGTCACCGTGGCGGCGCAGCGGCCAGACTTAATCACAGTGATCAGGGCTAAGCGCGTGTGCGAATTAAGCGTGTGGAAATGAGCCAGATTTAATTGTAAATCGTGGCCGGGGACCCATAAAGTGAGGAGTCTGCTAATCACTTTTCATAGCAACCCGCACTTAAAAGCCATTTGCCTCAACATTAAAAGACGACTCGGGACCTTACGACCCCTAAACATTGTGATCTGCTTGCTCCATGCTTGTAAACCTCGCAAATTACAGACTCAACCAAGTTTATGTAAGCCTTTAACCACCTGATTATATTTAATCAGCCGTATTAAATCAGGAGCAATAAACTGTAACTGACTAACacgggaaaagtgagagagagagagagagagcgaaagagagagcgagcgagcaagcgagcgagcgagcgagagagagagagagagagagagagagagagagagagagaataaatataaaagaaaataagaaaaaggatacACATTGAAGGGGACAAAAAGCGGATAAAAAAAGAGGTGAGCGGCCCAAGACGCCTTAAGACACGCCTCAGACAATAACGCCCCCGAGAGTAGGACCCAACCCGCCACCCGGCCCACGACAGCgaccagcctcaccaccaccaccaccaccgccgcaaccACCCCGCCGGCGAGGCTGACGAAGGAGTTAAAGATGATGGGACACAAACCGAAACCTCCTTTTAAACCTTCATTTTTCACCTCCATTGGCtattacctccctcctccacctcctcctcctccacaagagacctccctcttccacctccttctccttctacttctcctcctcctcctccacaaccctcaTCAATAACATCTTTCCTCCACCGCATCCTCCCAAGCTTCCTATCCCCTACAttcctacctcctccaccacattTTCCACCCTgataccttcctcctccatctccacaacccccattttccttccttcatcacaacctttcttcctcatctcctccataCCTCCCCACGCATTACCTTTCTTCTTACACCTCCACCAAAtcgattcctcctcttccacctcctccttccacctccaccccccctaatatatccctcctccaccacctcgattcctcctcctcctcctccctactccacctcctccacttgtcCTCCTCCATCTGCCTCCATCTCGTCACCGTCCTAAGGCTACAAAAGGACGCACGAATACAATACAAAAAACTAAAATCAAAATTGCATCGCAATTAAATTTATTGCGTCTTGGGTATCAagagtgaaaataaaatgaagtagagaaatgcgttaatctttttattttattttctgacgTCATTTGGAAGTTGTCTTAAAATAGCTTCAAATATACTAGGGAAacacttgaacacacacacacacacacacacacacacctcaagacTTCGTGCTGATGTGAGTTCAAATGAGTGCGGAACGAGGCAAAACGGGAACAAAAACGAAGAggcaagaggagaagaaaagaaaaactaattacacccgagaggagagatgagggggtcggaaaaggaaaatgaaggatgatGGAGTTATGGACCCGAGTAACCccggcagaggaaggagggaggtaaagcaCGACCGAAATTTACGACCCGAGGAGATGAAGACCGCGTCGACAGATGGAGAATAAACACACACGCAACGGAACacgagaaaatgggaagtgagaaggaTGAGAATAGAAGATGGGAAGTAAGAAGGATgagaatagaaaatgggaagtaagaaggatgagaatagaaaatgggaagtaagaaggatgagaatagaaaatgggaagtaagaaggatgagaatagaaaaagggaagtgaGAAGGATGAGAATACAAGATGAAAAGTGAAGAGcctgagaaaagaaaatagagaagatgaatgagaaataagtaagtcgagaaaaggaaaaaagagaagatatacGGGAAATAAGGAAGCTGTGAATAGGAAAGTGGAAGATAGACgggaaatgaggaagatgagcaaaggaaaagagaacatgGGAAGTgaagaagcagagaaaaggaaaagagagtagagagtggagaggctgagaaaaggaagagaaaaggagaagtggGGAAATGAAAAACGGAAAATGATGCATGGAAGAAAGTGATataatggagatagatagatatatagatagatagatagatagatagatagacagacagataaataaatagatagatagatagatagatacagagagagaataaaaaggggagggagagcgaggacaagagagagagggagggagggagggaggaagagaggagaggaaaggcgacAGGCactggggaaggggatgaagttaagggggagggggagaataaaagggggggatggagggagggagaggaagaggggggaggggcgagactggggaggggggaggggggagggagggtaagggtcatCGGTAATTGCGGTTCTGATCTTTATCACGGCAGCTGATCCTTATCGGCACTgctgctgggaggaggaggaggaggaggaggaggaggaggaggaggaggaggaggatagcagtAAGGGGACGGAAGGTGCATAGGGACGAggagaggacggagggagggaataaaaaaaaaagtgtagagcaaaaataatgtaaaacgtaagggaggaaaaatgaggaaaatctgAAAATTACGATGGGAAAGGAGgacgggaggtggtggtggtggtggtggtggtgctgaaggtAGTAATTAAAAGAAAGGTAATAGTAGTGCTGCTGTTGATGGtggtactgatgatgatgatgatggtgatgatgatgatgatgatggtggtggtggcgatgacgacggcgacgatgatgataatgatgatgaggatgagaaggaggaggagaaggaggaggatatctATGAAAATGAGTGTTAGATGTAAGATTAAACCCAAATtaaacttattctctctctctctctctctctctctctctctctctctctctctctctctctctctctctcttctctctctcttctctctctcttctctcccctcattcccctcactTCATTCCCCTCAAGATCGGTGTTA includes:
- the LOC126982258 gene encoding uncharacterized protein LOC126982258 codes for the protein MQSGARAGDLNPTPDKCRRDRGPRKPSAHSPGTPAAPTPAPTHHLGDARQYVTGPPPPQTPPPQLPQSFQQQSFAPLAPHRPRMPHHTPPYPPRPQSQLPVTVAAQRPDLITVIRAKRVCELSVWK